A single window of Microplitis demolitor isolate Queensland-Clemson2020A chromosome 7, iyMicDemo2.1a, whole genome shotgun sequence DNA harbors:
- the LOC103577260 gene encoding putative ankyrin repeat protein RF_0381 produces MILILIVSADCQTFISILHYILQFSKEVSKLLNSYLVNVPMLTFVEKMAKNRLQLPLKKKNLKLFQLLLNAGAKIHDCSDKDKDIPPHKDPLLHHAVAVKSHCVTKFLLKRGFNVDGICDCPVSKYLDCTPLQLAVSTEHLIIVNLLLKYKAIVNKNTKKLGSVTGIAVDRSNYNLYKLVYNAGVNLDDPLNMTLLHRAVDANNYDIVKHLIDRKVNVNAIDKSVTSQYYGCSPLYIAIKNHNKEIITLLLEYGAKVDNDEFIKTPLGIACECGNFELVQTFVKAGADINKISNKAMPLYWAVSKQNFEIAEYLVKFKANINISYKGTTLLQKAVESGNTKLVKLLLKNDVELDAINDSGDTALIVAVEIDHLEMIEILIDAGATVNSSNETIYSPLHRAVQRSNYNITQYLIKKKAEINSIRFSKTPLNIACYNGRKDIAELLIKNGAIVDDERVYMTALGIACEQANFELVELLVKSGSSVDLRSGGATPLYWAVNSKNFRIVKYVIDRGVGDIDAGRWGTSPLYLAIKNQDLNIVEFLIEHRATVNKVIENGTTALGLAIKTRNFKLVELILHAEDIDINALCYDNLTPLEAGKQANLLILNLLLDAGVDINRVNETNQISNISTNCERNKNIIIKHMIKLKAAGCYLNNENKKAIRCTEGSADFHSECLKELKNMKKSKIDKTIMNYYHIMRKNFYEIALKLNNFNNETLNERELQLQFPLYGRILYYRLVKSLQRKKLSNISNNVFGT; encoded by the coding sequence atgatattaattttaattgtctcCGCAGATTGTCAGACTTTTATCAGTATACTCCATTACATATTGCAATTCAGCAAGGAAGTTTCGAAGTTGCTCAATTCCTACTTAGTAAACGTGCCGATGTTAACATTTGTGGAAAAAATGGCGAAAAACCGCTTACAATtgccattgaaaaaaaaaaatttaaaactatttcaGTTACTCTTAAATGCTGGAGCTAAAATACACGATTGTTCggataaagataaagatatACCTCCACATAAAGATCCACTTTTACATCATGCTGTTGCTGTAAAAAGTCATTGCgttacaaaatttttgctcAAACGTGGATTTAATGTTGATGGAATATGTGATTGTCCAGTGTCTAAATATTTAGATTGCACGCCGCTGCAACTTGCAGTCAGCACAGAACATTTAATAAtcgtaaatttattactgaaaTATAAAgcaattgttaataaaaacactaaaaaattagGATCAGTCACTGGAATAGCTGTGGATCggagtaattataatttgtacAAGTTGGTATATAATGCTGGTGTAAATCTTGATGATCCCCTGAATATGACACTGTTACATAGAGCTGTTGATGCAAACAATTATGATATAgttaaacatttaattgatAGAAAAGTAAATGTTAATGCTATTGATAAATCTGTAACTTCACAGTACTACGGATGCTCACCATTATACATtgctataaaaaatcataataaagaAATCATAACATTGCTTCTCGAATACGGGGCAAAAGTTGATAATGATGAGTTTATTAAAACTCCCCTTGGTATCGCCTGCGAGTGcggtaattttgaattagtcCAGACATTTGTCAAGGCAGGCGCtgacattaataaaatttctaacaaaGCGATGCCACTTTACTGGGCCGTTAGTAAACAAAACTTCGAAATTGCCGaatatttggttaaatttaaagctaatattaatattagttaTAAAGGCACGACTTTACTTCAGAAGGCAGTAGAAAGTGGTAATACAAAATTAGTTAAGCTTTTGCTGAAAAATGATGTTGAACTAGATGCAATTAATGATTCAGGTGACACAGCTCTTATCGTAGCTGTTGAAATAGATCATTTGGAAATGATAGAAATTCTAATCGATGCCGGAGCTACGGTGAATTCAAGCAATGAAACAATTTATTCACCATTACACAGGGCCGTTCAGCGTAGCAACTATAATATcactcaatatttaataaaaaaaaaagctgaaaTTAATAGTATTCGCTTTAGTAAAACGCCACTGAATATTGCTTGTTACAATGGGAGAAAAGATATAGCTGAgcttttgattaaaaatggAGCTATCGTTGATGATGAAAGAGTATATATGACAGCTCTCGGCATAGCTTGTGAGCAGGCTAATTTCGAATTAGTTGAGTTATTAGTAAAATCTGGATCAAGTGTTGATCTTCGTTCCGGTGGTGCGACTCCGTTATATTGGGCGgttaattcgaaaaatttcagaatcgTTAAGTATGTAATTGATCGGGGAGTTGGAGATATTGATGCTGGTCGATGGGGTACTAGTCCACTATACTtagcaattaaaaatcaagACCTAAACATAGTTGAATTCTTAATTGAACACCGAGCTACAGTTAATAAAGTGATTGAAAATGGTACAACAGCCCTTGGATTGGCTATTAAGActcgtaattttaaattagttgaATTGATATTACATGCTGAggatatagatataaatgcTCTGTGTTACGATAATCTAACGCCATTAGAAGCTGGAAAACAGGCAAACCTGTTGATATTGAATCTTTTATTAGATGCTGGAGTTGACATTAATCGTGTCAATGAAACCAATCAGATATCGAATATCTCCACAAATTgtgagagaaataaaaatatcattataaaacATATGATTAAATTGAAGGCCGCTggttgttatttaaataatgaaaataaaaaggcaATCAGATGCACAGAAGGATCAGCCGATTTTCATTCTGAATGTTTAAAGGAGCTCAAGAACATGAAGAAGTCGAAAATTGATAAAACTATCATGAATTATTACCATATCATGCGAAAGAACTTCTATGAAATcgcgttaaaattaaataactttaacaATGAAACTTTAAATGAACGAGAGTTGCAGTTACAATTCCCTTTGTATGGTCGGATACTTTACTATCGTTTAGTTAAAAGCTTACAAAGAAAGAAATTATCAAACATAAGCAATAATGTATTTGGTACATAA
- the LOC128668253 gene encoding ankyrin-3-like — protein sequence MAATKKLTCKKNNRLAGIDRIIREATPLYYAAQNNDVEKAEYLIAQGAEVNIFLKKKLSPFHRCTPLHVAINHANLEVTQLLIKKKANVQIFTTQNKKPLDLAIQLGNKEIFKLLVDSGATVEISYKDMSRLHWAAYHNSLDIAEYLCSIGDDINFNCLRRLSDFYQYTPLHIAIQQGSFEVAQFLLSKRADLLLNAGAKIHDCSDKDKDIPPHKDPLLHHAVAVKSHCVTKFLLKRGFNVDGICDCPVSKYLDCTPLQLAVSTEHLIIVNLLLKYKAIVNKNTKKLGSVTGIAVDRSNYNLYKLVYNAGVNLDDPLNMTLLHRAVDANNYDIVKHLIDRKVNVNAIDKSVTSQYYGCSPLYIAIKNHNKEIITLLLEYGAKVDNDEFIKTPLGIACECGNFELVQTFVKAGADINKISNKAMPLYWAVSKQNFEIAEYLVKFKANINISYKGTTLLQKAVESGNTKLVKLLLKNDVELDAINDSGDTALIVAVEIDHLEMIEILIDAGATVNSSNETIYSPLHRAVQRSNYNITQYLIKKKAEINSIRFSKTPLNIACYNGRKDIAELLIKNGAIVDDERVYMTALGIACEQANFELVELLVKSGSSVDLRSGGATPLYWAVNSKNFRIVKYVIDRGVGDIDAGRWGTSPLYLAIKNQDLNIVEFLIEHRATVNKVIENGTTALGLAIKTRNFKLVELILHAEDIDINALCYDNLTPLEAGKQANLLILNLLLDAGVDINRVNETNQISNISTNCERNKNIIIKHMIKLKAAGCYLNNENKKAIRCTEGSADFHSECLKELKNMKKSKIDKTIMNYYHIMRKNFYEIALKLNNFNNETLNERELQLQFPLYGRILYYRLVKSLQRKKLSNISNNVFGT from the exons ATGGCGGCAACAAAAAAACTaacctgtaaaaaaaataacaggtTAGCGGGTATTGACAGAATTATTCGTGAAGCCACTCCACTGTATTATGCAGCCCAAAATAATGATGTGGAAAAGGCTGAGTATTTAATTGCTCAAGGAGCCgaagtcaatatttttttgaaaaaaaaattatcaccaTTTCATCGATGCACACCTCTACACGTTGCGATTAATCACGCAAATTTGGAAGTGACTCagttacttataaaaaaaaaagccaacGTCCAAATTTTCACAACACAGAATAAAAAACCACTCGATCTGGCGATCCAACTAGGGaacaaagaaatatttaaattattggttGACTCCGGAGCTACTGTGGAAATTTCTTACAAAGATATGAGTCGATTACATTGGGCAGCATATCACAATTCATTGGATATCGCTGAGTATTTATGTTCCATAGGagatgatattaattttaattgtctcCGCAGATTGTCAGACTTTTATCAGTATACTCCATTACATATTGCAATTCAGCAAGGAAGTTTCGAAGTTGCTCAATTCCTACTTAGTAAACGTGCCGAT TTACTCTTAAATGCTGGAGCTAAAATACACGATTGTTCggataaagataaagatatACCTCCACATAAAGATCCACTTTTACATCATGCTGTTGCTGTAAAAAGTCATTGCgttacaaaatttttgctcAAACGTGGATTTAATGTTGATGGAATATGTGATTGTCCAGTGTCTAAATATTTAGATTGCACGCCGCTGCAACTTGCAGTCAGCACAGAACATTTAATAAtcgtaaatttattactgaaaTATAAAgcaattgttaataaaaacactaaaaaattagGATCAGTCACTGGAATAGCTGTGGATCggagtaattataatttgtacAAGTTGGTATATAATGCTGGTGTAAATCTTGATGATCCCCTGAATATGACACTGTTACATAGAGCTGTTGATGCAAACAATTATGATATAgttaaacatttaattgatAGAAAAGTAAATGTTAATGCTATTGATAAATCTGTAACTTCACAGTACTACGGATGCTCACCATTATACATtgctataaaaaatcataataaagaAATCATAACATTGCTTCTCGAATACGGGGCAAAAGTTGATAATGATGAGTTTATTAAAACTCCCCTTGGTATCGCCTGCGAGTGcggtaattttgaattagtcCAGACATTTGTCAAGGCAGGCGCtgacattaataaaatttctaacaaaGCGATGCCACTTTACTGGGCCGTTAGTAAACAAAACTTCGAAATTGCCGaatatttggttaaatttaaagctaatattaatattagttaTAAAGGCACGACTTTACTTCAGAAGGCAGTAGAAAGTGGTAATACAAAATTAGTTAAGCTTTTGCTGAAAAATGATGTTGAACTAGATGCAATTAATGATTCAGGTGACACAGCTCTTATCGTAGCTGTTGAAATAGATCATTTGGAAATGATAGAAATTCTAATCGATGCCGGAGCTACGGTGAATTCAAGCAATGAAACAATTTATTCACCATTACACAGGGCCGTTCAGCGTAGCAACTATAATATcactcaatatttaataaaaaaaaaagctgaaaTTAATAGTATTCGCTTTAGTAAAACGCCACTGAATATTGCTTGTTACAATGGGAGAAAAGATATAGCTGAgcttttgattaaaaatggAGCTATCGTTGATGATGAAAGAGTATATATGACAGCTCTCGGCATAGCTTGTGAGCAGGCTAATTTCGAATTAGTTGAGTTATTAGTAAAATCTGGATCAAGTGTTGATCTTCGTTCCGGTGGTGCGACTCCGTTATATTGGGCGgttaattcgaaaaatttcagaatcgTTAAGTATGTAATTGATCGGGGAGTTGGAGATATTGATGCTGGTCGATGGGGTACTAGTCCACTATACTtagcaattaaaaatcaagACCTAAACATAGTTGAATTCTTAATTGAACACCGAGCTACAGTTAATAAAGTGATTGAAAATGGTACAACAGCCCTTGGATTGGCTATTAAGActcgtaattttaaattagttgaATTGATATTACATGCTGAggatatagatataaatgcTCTGTGTTACGATAATCTAACGCCATTAGAAGCTGGAAAACAGGCAAACCTGTTGATATTGAATCTTTTATTAGATGCTGGAGTTGACATTAATCGTGTCAATGAAACCAATCAGATATCGAATATCTCCACAAATTgtgagagaaataaaaatatcattataaaacATATGATTAAATTGAAGGCCGCTggttgttatttaaataatgaaaataaaaaggcaATCAGATGCACAGAAGGATCAGCCGATTTTCATTCTGAATGTTTAAAGGAGCTCAAGAACATGAAGAAGTCGAAAATTGATAAAACTATCATGAATTATTACCATATCATGCGAAAGAACTTCTATGAAATcgcgttaaaattaaataactttaacaATGAAACTTTAAATGAACGAGAGTTGCAGTTACAATTCCCTTTGTATGGTCGGATACTTTACTATCGTTTAGTTAAAAGCTTACAAAGAAAGAAATTATCAAACATAAGCAATAATGTATTTGGTACATAA
- the LOC106693232 gene encoding serum response factor homolog B isoform X3, which produces MDDVEYDIINATEDAPMIVGVIDERRPVDFDDKKKWKIIADDGDGNVAVSSNKNNCDSNDSYGKVSRNNTQEQLNNKLTNYNRNDLTENEQLPSIKQSTSRHNKSHKRHRSRSDSNSSSQSDSKNGKRSSNSKRHSDLSPPRSSHDSKNSGKSSQQTEYDSDLDVPRVSHKSSCERKILPENRKIIHVEQNK; this is translated from the exons ATGGACGATGTAGAATATGATATTATCAATGCAACAGAAGATGCACCGATGATAGTTGGTGTTATTGATGAGCGTAGACCAGTTGactttgatgataaaaaaaagtggaaaatAATAGCTGATGATGGTGATGGAAATGTTGCTGTtagttcaaataaaaataattgtgataGTAATGATAGTTATGGCAAAGTATCAAGAAATAATACTCAAGaacaattgaataataaattaacaaattataataGAAATGATTTAACTGAAAATGAGCAACTGCCTTCTATTAAACAGTCAACATCTAGGCATAATAAATCTCATAAGCGACATAGAAGTCGGTCTGACTCTAACTCATCTTCACAGTCAGATTCAAAAAATGGCAAACGATCAAGTAATTCTAAAAGACATTCTGACCTAAGTCCACCCAGATCTTCGCATGACAGTAAGAATTCAGGAAAATCTTCCCAACAAACTGAATATGACTCTGATTTAGACGTACCAAGAGTGTCTCATAAATCTTCATGTGAAAGAAAGA TCCTTCcagaaaatcgaaaaattattcacGTGGAACAAAACAAATGA
- the LOC106693232 gene encoding clumping factor B isoform X1, translated as MDDVEYDIINATEDAPMIVGVIDERRPVDFDDKKKWKIIADDGDGNVAVSSNKNNCDSNDSYGKVSRNNTQEQLNNKLTNYNRNDLTENEQLPSIKQSTSRHNKSHKRHRSRSDSNSSSQSDSKNGKRSSNSKRHSDLSPPRSSHDSKNSGKSSQQTEYDSDLDVPRVSHKSSCERKSKYDRHSRFNSESDSRHAKYFDFNLSPSRKSKNYSRGTKQMRDDSDSDLNLPRKSSNNSRESNQIRHNSDLDLSS; from the coding sequence ATGGACGATGTAGAATATGATATTATCAATGCAACAGAAGATGCACCGATGATAGTTGGTGTTATTGATGAGCGTAGACCAGTTGactttgatgataaaaaaaagtggaaaatAATAGCTGATGATGGTGATGGAAATGTTGCTGTtagttcaaataaaaataattgtgataGTAATGATAGTTATGGCAAAGTATCAAGAAATAATACTCAAGaacaattgaataataaattaacaaattataataGAAATGATTTAACTGAAAATGAGCAACTGCCTTCTATTAAACAGTCAACATCTAGGCATAATAAATCTCATAAGCGACATAGAAGTCGGTCTGACTCTAACTCATCTTCACAGTCAGATTCAAAAAATGGCAAACGATCAAGTAATTCTAAAAGACATTCTGACCTAAGTCCACCCAGATCTTCGCATGACAGTAAGAATTCAGGAAAATCTTCCCAACAAACTGAATATGACTCTGATTTAGACGTACCAAGAGTGTCTCATAAATCTTCATGTGAAAGAAAGAGTAAGTATGATCGACATTCAAGATTTAATTCAGAATCTGATTCAAGACAcgcaaaatattttgatttcaatTTGAGTCCTTCcagaaaatcgaaaaattattcacGTGGAACAAAACAAATGAGGGATGATTCCGATTCGGATTTAAATCTTCCCAGAAAGTCCAGTAATAATTCACGTGAGTCAAATCAGATAAGACATAATTCAGATTTAGATTTGTCCTCCTAG
- the LOC106693232 gene encoding clumping factor B isoform X2: MDDVEYDIINATEDAPMIVGVIDERRPVDFDDKKKWKIIADDGDGNVAVSSNKNNCDSNDSYGKVSRNNTQEQLNNKLTNYNRNDLTENEQLPSIKQSTSRHNKSHKRHRSRSDSNSSSQSDSKNGKRSSNSKRHSDLSPPRSSHDSKNSGKSSQQTEYDSDLDVPRVSHKSSCERKSKYDRHSRFNSESDSRHAKYFDFNLSPSRKSKNYSRGTKQMRDDSDSDLNLPRKSSNNSRNE; encoded by the coding sequence ATGGACGATGTAGAATATGATATTATCAATGCAACAGAAGATGCACCGATGATAGTTGGTGTTATTGATGAGCGTAGACCAGTTGactttgatgataaaaaaaagtggaaaatAATAGCTGATGATGGTGATGGAAATGTTGCTGTtagttcaaataaaaataattgtgataGTAATGATAGTTATGGCAAAGTATCAAGAAATAATACTCAAGaacaattgaataataaattaacaaattataataGAAATGATTTAACTGAAAATGAGCAACTGCCTTCTATTAAACAGTCAACATCTAGGCATAATAAATCTCATAAGCGACATAGAAGTCGGTCTGACTCTAACTCATCTTCACAGTCAGATTCAAAAAATGGCAAACGATCAAGTAATTCTAAAAGACATTCTGACCTAAGTCCACCCAGATCTTCGCATGACAGTAAGAATTCAGGAAAATCTTCCCAACAAACTGAATATGACTCTGATTTAGACGTACCAAGAGTGTCTCATAAATCTTCATGTGAAAGAAAGAGTAAGTATGATCGACATTCAAGATTTAATTCAGAATCTGATTCAAGACAcgcaaaatattttgatttcaatTTGAGTCCTTCcagaaaatcgaaaaattattcacGTGGAACAAAACAAATGAGGGATGATTCCGATTCGGATTTAAATCTTCCCAGAAAGTCCAGTAATAATTCAC
- the LOC106693232 gene encoding serum response factor homolog B isoform X4, which produces MDDVEYDIINATEDAPMIVGVIDERRPVDFDDKKKWKIIADDGDGNVAVSSNKNNCDSNDSYGKVSRNNTQEQLNNKLTNYNRNDLTENEQLPSIKQSTSRHNKSHKRHRSRSDSNSSSQSDSKNGKRSSNSKRHSDLSPPRSSHDSKNSGKSSQQTEYDSDLDVPRVSHKSSCERKSNE; this is translated from the coding sequence ATGGACGATGTAGAATATGATATTATCAATGCAACAGAAGATGCACCGATGATAGTTGGTGTTATTGATGAGCGTAGACCAGTTGactttgatgataaaaaaaagtggaaaatAATAGCTGATGATGGTGATGGAAATGTTGCTGTtagttcaaataaaaataattgtgataGTAATGATAGTTATGGCAAAGTATCAAGAAATAATACTCAAGaacaattgaataataaattaacaaattataataGAAATGATTTAACTGAAAATGAGCAACTGCCTTCTATTAAACAGTCAACATCTAGGCATAATAAATCTCATAAGCGACATAGAAGTCGGTCTGACTCTAACTCATCTTCACAGTCAGATTCAAAAAATGGCAAACGATCAAGTAATTCTAAAAGACATTCTGACCTAAGTCCACCCAGATCTTCGCATGACAGTAAGAATTCAGGAAAATCTTCCCAACAAACTGAATATGACTCTGATTTAGACGTACCAAGAGTGTCTCATAAATCTTCATGTGAAAGAAAGA
- the LOC103577254 gene encoding putative ankyrin repeat protein RBE_0997, producing the protein MRTRRANKKLPPQMAATEQPPSKKTKYSKLRNKIPEVKMDVDIEPELILPVAIKNEDIKAIDDLLNNKIDVNITQESSPPALHLAVETKNLEIINKLVDHKADIGIIYDNKTALQLAVEQGNKAMVEILLKTKKNKSKVNVRAPGHPTPLTLAIKSGNFEIFQLLLTSGAYIKKIIREDNPLYYTAQNNAIKIAE; encoded by the coding sequence ATGAGGACTAGAAGGGCCAATAAAAAGTTGCCACCTCAAATGGCGGCAACAGAACAACCGCCaagtaaaaaaactaaatattccAAACTCCGTAATAAAATACCAGAAGTAAAAATGGATGTTGATATTGAACCAGAATTAATTCTTCCCGTTGCGATTAAAAATGAAGACATCAAAGCAATTGacgatttattaaataacaaaattgaCGTTAACATTACTCAAGAATCTTCTCCACCAGCTCTCCATCTAGCCGTCGAAACAAAAAACTTagagataattaataagttagtTGACCATAAAGCCGACATTGGCATTATTTATGACAATAAAACAGCTTTGCAACTTGCTGTTGAACAAGGTAACAAAGCAATGGTCGAAATACTactaaaaaccaaaaaaaataaaagtaaagtaaaCGTAAGAGCTCCAGGTCATCCAACACCTCTTACTTTAGCTATTAAGTCCGGCAACTTTGAGATATTTCAACTATTATTAACCTCTGGAgcgtacattaaaaaaattatccgtGAAGATAATCCACTGTACTATACAGCTCAAAATAATGCTATCAAAATAGCTGAGTAA